AAGTTCCCCTTACCGAAGCCACGGATCGTCCATCGCTTTTATATACCGTCAAAATTGAGTGAGGCTTACTGAAGAGCCGTATGCGGAAAATCCGCACGTACGGTTCCGTGAGGGGCATTGAAATATATGTCTACTCGACAGAAGTGCCGGATTTTTTAGTCTTTGAACTTTAAACTTTAAACCTTGAACTGTTTTTAGTAAAGTACGATTTCATGATGAAAAAGTTTTCATGGCTTTTGTTGTGGGCTACAATTATTTTTTCTTTTCCGAGCATCTTCAAGGGCGAAGAAGTATCTCAAACGAGAGGTCCTCTTTTGGGGGAGAAGCTCACCTATGCTCTTCGCTGGGGAGTTCTTCCGATTGGATGGGCCACGCTTCATGTCTCTTCCATTGAAGAGTACGAGGGACATCCTGTTTATCATGTGGTTGTCAAAGGATGGTCCAATGCCTTTCTTTCGACTTTCTACAAAGTAAGGGACTATGCTGAAACTTACATCGATGTTGATGGCCTTTTCTCGTGGAAATTTTACAAAAAACAATTTGAAGGGGGATATCAATCTGAAGAAGTAATGGAGTATGATCAGAACCGTCATCATGCCGTGTATCATTCTCTTAAAAATGGTTCGATGAAGGAAATGGATATTCCTCCTAAAGTTCAGGATACCTTGTCGGCCATTTACCTTTTTAGAACACTAGCCCTCAAAACGGGAGAGAGTGTTTTTATGGATGTGAATGCCGATGAGAAGAATTGGCATTTAGAAATTAAGGTTCTGGATTTTAAGAAGGATTGGGAAGTTCGTCGTTTAGGAATTTTTGATGCTTTTTATGTTGAGCCCCTTGCCGAATTTAAGGGGTTGGTTGAGAAACGTGGAAAAGTCTGGGTTTGGATTTCAGCCGATCGACGTCGACTTCCGCTGCTTGTTAAAAGCAAGCTCCCCTTTGGAAGTGTGACGGCAACGTTGGTGAAGGTGGAAGTGGTAAGACACGATGGATGAGGGATGATGGGCTCAAGGCTCGAGGCTCGAAGCTCGAGGCAAAAGCAAAAAAAGCAGAAGTATTTACCTCGAGCCTTGAGCCTCGAGCTTCGAGCCAGTCAGAATTTTAAAACTCTTTATTGACTTTTTAGGCCTCTTTCTATTTGATGGTGCACATCATGCAACTCAAATTTAAAAAAATACTATCTTCATTTAAAAATGCTAAGGTTTTTGTT
The window above is part of the Chlamydiota bacterium genome. Proteins encoded here:
- a CDS encoding DUF3108 domain-containing protein; the encoded protein is MMKKFSWLLLWATIIFSFPSIFKGEEVSQTRGPLLGEKLTYALRWGVLPIGWATLHVSSIEEYEGHPVYHVVVKGWSNAFLSTFYKVRDYAETYIDVDGLFSWKFYKKQFEGGYQSEEVMEYDQNRHHAVYHSLKNGSMKEMDIPPKVQDTLSAIYLFRTLALKTGESVFMDVNADEKNWHLEIKVLDFKKDWEVRRLGIFDAFYVEPLAEFKGLVEKRGKVWVWISADRRRLPLLVKSKLPFGSVTATLVKVEVVRHDG